GAAGGCCTGCTGGCCGGGGAGAACACCTTTGCCGCTCGGCAGCGAGCGACCGCGGCGCAGGAAGAACTGCAGCGTCGGGTCGTTGGCGAACTTCTTCGGTGGGCCAAAGGGCGATCCATACTGAAGTTGGGCGTATTGCGCGTGAACCGCGATGGGGCGGGGTATCCCGTATCCTTTACGGTTTCTGGTGGCAATGTCTCGGCCGGCTTTGGCGACAAAGTTGACGTCGTTCGCGCGTTCTTTCGCGGTAACAAAGAGGCGTTTTGCACTCTGGTTGACCAGTTGCGCGGGTCTGAGTTGGCTGGCGTAGGTCCGACCTAACTACCTGATGGCCACCGTATCCTCTCGATACGGTGCTTCTTTCTTCAAGGTTCGTGCTGTGCGTGCCGTGAACTTGACCAAAGATACAAGTGACATTTGATCACGGCTGATTGCCATTACCTTGTACCAAGACAACGTGGAGCACCATCGTGAGGAAGATTCTGATTCTGGCAGTTAAGCTTGCAGGAGTACTTCTGTGCGGCCAGGCATTCGGAGCGTCGATCGACGAAACCGTAGGCATGGTTGCGCAGACTCGCCAGACGACGGTCGCGACCATCAACGGACGCGACGCCGAGATCATCTATGTCGGTCGGTTCGGGGACTGTGACTCCGTGGCGGTGCGCTCGGGAAAGCACTATCAGCATTTTCGGGTGTGCAGCGGTAGAGTCCAGGCCCGTAATACCGTGGCGCCAAGTTGGGCCGACGATCAGGGCAGCCAGCGAGTTTTGGCTGCAGTGGTTCGGAACGCGATCTTCTACGGCCAGTCTGCGCAAGTGGACGAGAACGGTTACCTCATTACCGCAAGGACGCTAGGGGCGGTAGAGGCCTCCTGCAAAAACGTTGAGGTCGTCATCAGTTATGATGGAGACCTGGTCGACAGAGGCCTCAAGCGGATCTGCGGCTGATATCCGCTAATTCCAAACCTGGAGTGCCCCTCACCACAACGGTTGAGGGGCATTTTCTTTTTTCCCTCCTCTAGAACCCCTTGAGGGCCAGTCAATCTACGCACTCATGTCGAGCATCTCCTCCCTGCAAGAACAACCCTTACAGGAGCAGGCGTTATGGCACAAAAAATTGTACGTTGGCGTTCCAACTATCGCGGCGAGGCCCGGTTCGACGTCGTTGCTGGACCTCTGGCCGGCGAGACGGTAGCGGTGCGGTTCCTGAAACCGGACTACTACGAAAAGGACTTCCGTGACAACGCTGGCGGCGTCTTCCTGCCGGACTGGGGGGTCTACACTCGAGAAGTGATGTCATCCGTTGGTATTGTCCGCAGCACGCTGCATCCCGCGGGTTTGCCGACTGATATCGTGGAAGCCGTGAACGCCGATTTCGACGATCTCCGGGCGTCTTCTGATCCCGGGATCTTCTTCGGCTCCTTCTTGAACGGTCGCTACGACCCGCAGGTTGGCTGGGTCGCTCACTGATCCCGCCTTCGTAACCCCATCGACCCACCAGGTGACTGCTGTCAACTGGTGGGGTTTTTCATTCGGCCGGCCACAGTGCGGCCGGGATCTTACTGCTGCTGTTCCACATCGCCGGACACTATCCAACCCGTCCATTCCCATCGCGTTCCGACTCAGGAACCGGTGGGCATTTTTTTATCTGTCGCGCACGACGCCCGCGAGCGCCTCGGCGCCGGGCGGATGGCTGGGCTCCCCGTCGCGGGGGGGGCGGCGGGCGGTGGTGGTCAACAATCAACGCGGGGGGCGGTGTTCAAGACTTAGTCGCGCCTGTTCCTCATCACTCCGGGCAAGTCCAACTTCCACCCGGAGATCCCAAATGCAAGACCAGTTCTATGTTCTTTACTCGCCCACCGAAGCCGCGGCTCTGACCGATGCTACGCCTGGTGAGCACGGGGCCGGCTTCTGGTCGGCAGAGGATGGCTGGTCGAGCTTTGACAAGGCGACCCGTTACGCTGCCGGCCTGCGCGAGATTCTTCCGTTCCCGAAGAGCCTTGGCGACGATGCAGGCTGGGTGCTCGTCGACAGCATCCTGTTCCTGGCGCTGGCGAAGCGCTACTCGGAAGATCCGCAGCTTTCCGAGCAGCTTGATCGCCTTGCCGATCGTTATGCCGACGAGGTTATCGGCGGTCACCCGGAGCGTTTCAACTCCGTGGAAATCCAAGGCGTACGCAATGAGCACTCTCCGCGAGATGCCGGCGGCGGCATCGTCGAGCTCGACAACGTCGATCCCCAGTTCTATTCCGTCTATCTGCACTACAAGCCGGAAGAAGAATGTGGGAGCGATTGCGTCGGCGACTTCGCCACGTACGAAGGCGCGGTTGAGTATGCCAACGAACTCGCCGAAGAGAATGGATGGGCAATCCTTGATCTCGTCACCGAGGACGGCAGGACGCCGCGGTGGGAGCCAAGCCATTCCGTTCCGCGCGTGCTTCCTGTGCGCGGTCGTCATGACCTCTCCGTTCAAATCTAACCACCACACTCTTCCCAATCCTACATAGGAGCTTCATCATGGCAAACACCTACAGCACTTCCACGGGCGTTCTGATCCTCGACAAAGTCACGCCGATGATCATGGCACTCTTTGGCGCATTCGCACTGGACCCGATCACACCGGGGAATGGTGAGGTCTACATAGCCTCGACTCCCGAGGATGAACCGCACTGGGGGAAAGTCAACGATCGGGTGGCGGCGCTGAGGTCAGATCTGGGAGTCGAACTCCCGGATGACACCAGTGAGGGCATCGCAATGGAGTTGTTCGCGCTGGCGGAGCACTTCGGCATCAACGACCCGGAGCTCTTCCAGCTTCTCGATCACCATGAGTTCACGGAGGACGAAGATGCTGATCTGCAGGTTCTTTTCGATCTTGCGCAGTGGTTCGACGACGGCCACGGTCTGAAGGCGATCAAGTTCGAGGGGAGCTGGCGGTGCGACAAGCCACAGTTGTTCGAGTTCGGTGGCGCCGGCGACTTCATCGGTCGGCACATCTCGGTAAGGTCCAGCTCGGCCACGGCGATCGTGCTTGGCGCGGAACTGGATGCAGCGATCGAGATCGGCAACCTGGACGGCGTAGCTACCCGCTTCGTCACCCAGATCAACGGCATCCTCGCTGGCCTCACGGACGGGGCGATCGCAGATCGCGTGCGCGTAAAGCTCGGTCGCTCCCTGGTCGACGCGTACGGAAAGCTCGAGGAGGGCTCCCCAGCCTGGCTGCGAGCGACCTTCGACACTGAACACCCAGATCATCCCAGGTCGGCGTGGCGATCAGAGGTAGCAAACGATGACACCCTGCTCGGATATTGGGAATGGGTGTTCCACAGCATCGAAGGCGCAGCAGTCTGAGTCCGGGGCAAGCAGCCTGGAACCGCGGCTGAGGCACCCACCCGCAACATAACCACGTGCTGGCTACCAGCACACACGGCCGCTCACTATGTGAGCGGCTATTTCTTTGCGCGTTCCTGATCTGCATTCCCTTCTGCAAGGGTTTCCCACTTAACCGCCAAATGCCTCCCACCCCGTGCGGGGCGAGCGGCTGGCTATCAGGAGCAAAGAAATGGTTGACACAAAGACGATCGAGCTGTTCAGGCGTGACGAAATGGTCTTCACCGTGCAGGAACTGATCGAGAAGGCCTTGGCAGCGATCGGGGCCCTGTTCGCCGGCGGCCATCCGATTATTGTGGCCTACAGCGGAGGGAAGGACAGTTCTGTGGTGGCTGCCTTGGTTCTCCACGCGGCAGTTTTGGCAAAGGCGTCTGGGGGCAATCCACTGGTCATCGTGACGACAGGGGATACTGGCGTCGAGTCACCTGAGTCCCAGTCCTTGTACCAAGCTGAGACGGCGAAGATGCGGCGGTTTGCGAAGGAACACGGCGTGCGGCTTCTTACGAAGACGGTTCAGCCCACGCTGCTCTCGACCTGGCAGTTGAAGATTCTGAGCGGCCGAGGCCTTCCAAGCTTCCCGGGCTCTCAAAGTGACTGTTCTGTCGATCTCAAGATCCATCCTCAGCGCATGTTCCGACGCAAGCTGTTCAGAAAGCTTGCTCAGGAGAAGCTCCCCGAGCCCGTAACGTGTCTGGGCACCCGCCTGGACGAGGGCCAACGCCGCGCCGCTGCCATGCTTGTCCGCGGTGACCGCTCGGACGTGCCGGTTCGCAACAAGGACGGAGAGCTGATCCTCAGTCCGGTTCGGGTGTGGAGCACCGATGATATATGGGAGGCCATCGCAATCTACGGCGGTCAGCAGTACCCATCGTTCTCGGACTTCGAAGAGACGAAACGTGTGTATGCACATTCCTCAGGCACATCGTGTGCCGTTGTCGCTGACGCAATCTATGAGGGCGGCGAGAAGCGAGGGAAGGGCGGCTGTGGTGCTCGGCTCGGGTGCCACGTGTGCCAAGTTGCGGAGGACAAATCGCTCGCCAACATGATCGAGTACGACGCGCGCTATGCTTACGCCAAAGGGCTGAACCAGCTGAACCGTTTCATCCGCAATACTCGGTATGACTGGCAGAAGCGGCATTGGGTGGGGCGGACGATCAAAGAGGGTTGGGTCACGATCCAGCCGGATACGTACCATCCTTCAATGATTCGTGCGCTCACGCGATACATGCTGCAGTTGGACTACGACGAAGAGTTGCGCGCAGCGAATGCTGGTGAGCGGCCGAAGTTCAGGCTGCTTCCGCTGGATGTCATGATCGCTGTGGACGCAATGCAATCTCTGAACGGCGTGGCTATGCCATTTTCGGTCTGGGCAGACCATCGGGACATCAGGCAACGAGGAGTCCGCTACGATGTGCCAGATGTGCCGACAGTCAAGCAAAGCCCGATACCTGTTGCGCGGTTCCTGCACGTTGGCAAGGAGTGGGATTCGACGGCTAGCAATGCAACATGGACTGGCCTGCGTGATCCGTACTTTGAGGCTCTCACCGAGAGAAGTGGGTGTGCGCCGGAGCTGACGACCCTAAAGGACGGAAAGCTGGCGTGGGCAGTGGAAACGGAGCCTACTTTCTCGGTGGACCTCGAGAGCGCCTGCTTTATCGAGGACTTCGAGGTGGACCGATTGCTCCAAATGCATGATCAGGGAGTGATGCCGGGCGGAGTTACCACAGGGTACCTTTGGTACTTGTCTTACGGGTGTCTCTCCCTGTCACACGCGCAGCAGAACGAACACGATGCGATCTGCCGTCGTACCGCACACAAGGATCGTCTCGGTATTACCTGTGAGTACGACATAGACGCACTCATTGGTCGGTCGGTCGGGTTTGCCGATTTACCGCCTGAAGCCCGGGTTGCATGGGGCGGGAAGGCGACAACGGCATCGGCACAAGTCGATCTCTTGTTCAATTAAACACTCCCCGGGGGCGTATCCACGCTGCCCGGGGATTTTTCTTTTCCGGTACGCTGTGGCGCGCATGGTGATCGGGCAGCGGGCCGCCGCAGAGGAGGGTTACGGCAAGTTGGCGTCCCCTTTCTGTTCTCCTGGTGTACATCTCTTCTCGCAAGGACTTTCCAACAACCCCCAGGGCGTTCCTGCGTATTTCGGGGCGCGTGATCAGCGATTTCGGGGGAACGTGATCACCTGTTTCGGGCGGATGCTGATCGCTGGTTTCGGCGGAACGTGATCACTTCGGCGATGCCGCCGAAATCGGTGATCAGCTTCCCGAAACGAGTGATCACGTTGCCGAAATAGGTGATCAAGCAGCCGAAATGGGTGATCACGCACCGCAATGGGGCCGGGGTTAGGGGTGGGACTGCGCATGGACTAGAACGCCGGCGATACGCTGCTTCCTTTTTCAAGGAAGCAAGCTGATGCCGGCCAACCGGATGACCATGCGCAAAATCAAGGAAGTGCTTC
The sequence above is a segment of the Cupriavidus pauculus genome. Coding sequences within it:
- a CDS encoding phosphoadenosine phosphosulfate reductase family protein; the encoded protein is MVDTKTIELFRRDEMVFTVQELIEKALAAIGALFAGGHPIIVAYSGGKDSSVVAALVLHAAVLAKASGGNPLVIVTTGDTGVESPESQSLYQAETAKMRRFAKEHGVRLLTKTVQPTLLSTWQLKILSGRGLPSFPGSQSDCSVDLKIHPQRMFRRKLFRKLAQEKLPEPVTCLGTRLDEGQRRAAAMLVRGDRSDVPVRNKDGELILSPVRVWSTDDIWEAIAIYGGQQYPSFSDFEETKRVYAHSSGTSCAVVADAIYEGGEKRGKGGCGARLGCHVCQVAEDKSLANMIEYDARYAYAKGLNQLNRFIRNTRYDWQKRHWVGRTIKEGWVTIQPDTYHPSMIRALTRYMLQLDYDEELRAANAGERPKFRLLPLDVMIAVDAMQSLNGVAMPFSVWADHRDIRQRGVRYDVPDVPTVKQSPIPVARFLHVGKEWDSTASNATWTGLRDPYFEALTERSGCAPELTTLKDGKLAWAVETEPTFSVDLESACFIEDFEVDRLLQMHDQGVMPGGVTTGYLWYLSYGCLSLSHAQQNEHDAICRRTAHKDRLGITCEYDIDALIGRSVGFADLPPEARVAWGGKATTASAQVDLLFN